In Gossypium arboreum isolate Shixiya-1 chromosome 6, ASM2569848v2, whole genome shotgun sequence, the following are encoded in one genomic region:
- the LOC108453391 gene encoding cysteine proteinase mucunain-like: MGFQRNILGFLLLILASLTSLSSSLPSEYSIVEHEIDAFLSEERVLEIFQQWKEKNQKVYRQAEEAEKRFENFKGNLKYILERNAKRKANKWEHHVGLNKFADMSNEEFRKAYLSKVKKPINKGITLSRNMRRKVQSCDAPSSLNWRNYGVVTAVKDQGSCGSCWAFSSTGAMEGINALVTGDLISLSEQELVDCDTSNYGCEGGYMDYAFEWVINNGGIDSETDYPYTGVDGTCNTTKEETKVVSIDGYQDVEQSDSALLCAVAQQPVSVGIDGSAIDFQLYTGGIYDGSCSDDPDDIDHAVLIVGYGSEGSEEYWIVKNSWGTSWGIDGYFYLKRDTDLPYGVCAVNAMASYPTKESSSPSPYPSPSVPPPPPPSTPPPPPPPSPSPSDCGDFSYCSSDETCCCLFEFYDYCLIYGCCEYENAVCCTGTEYCCPSDYPICDVQEGLCLKNAGDYLGVAARKRKVAKHKLPWTKIEETEITYQPLQWKRNPFAAMR; encoded by the exons ATGGGTTTCCAAAGAAACATATTGGGTTTCCTTTTATTGATATTGGCTTCACTAACAAGCCTCTCTTCTAGCCTTCCTAGTGAATACTCCATAGTGGAACATGAGATTGACGCATTTCTTTCGGAGGAAAGGGTGTTGGAAATCTTCCAACAGTGGAAAGAAAAGAATCAGAAAGTGTACCGGCAAGCCGAGGAGGCTGAGAAAAGGTTTGAAAATTTCAAGGGGAATTTGAAGTATATCCTAGAGAGGAATGCAAAGAGAAAAGCAAACAAATGGGAACACCATGTGGGATTGAACAAGTTTGCTGATATGAGCAATGAGGAGTTCAGAAAAGCTTACTTGTCAAAGGTGAAAAAGCCCATCAACAAAGGGATAACCCTGTCAAGGAACATGAGGAGAAAGGTGCAGTCTTGTGATGCACCCTCCTCCTTGAATTGGAGGAACTATGGAGTTGTGACTGCTGTCAAGGACCAAGGTTCTTGTG GAAGTTGTTGGGCATTCTCATCAACCGGAGCCATGGAAGGAATCAATGCCTTAGTTACTGGAGACCTAATTAGCCTTTCAGAACAAGAACTTGTAGATTGTGATACCAGCAACTATGGGTGTGAAGGAGGATACATGGACTATGCTTTCGAGTGGGTTATAAACAATGGCGGGATCGATAGCGAAACCGACTACCCCTACACTGGTGTGGATGGCACATGTAACACCACCAAG GAGGAAACCAAGGTTGTATCTATTGATGGCTATCAAGATGTAGAGCAATCAGATAGTGCTCTTTTATGTGCCGTTGCTCAGCAACCTGTTAGTGTGGGAATTGATGGTTCCGCCATTGATTTTCAACTTTACACTGGT GGAATTTATGATGGGAGCTGCTCGGATGATCCAGATGACATTGATCATGCTGTTTTAATAGTTGGTTATGGTTCAGAAGGCAGTGAAGAGTATTGGATAGTGAAGAATTCATGGGGAACAAGTTGGGGGATAGATGGATATTTCTATCTAAAAAGAGACACTGATTTACCATATGGTGTTTGTGCTGTCAATGCCATGGCTTCTTATCCAACTAAAGAATCCTCTTCACCATCCCCTTATCCATCGCCAAGTGTTCCTCCACCGCCACCTCCTTCaactccaccaccaccaccacctccatcTCCTTCACCAAGTGATTGTGGAGACTTTTCCTATTGTTCAAGTGATGAGACATGCTGTTGCCTTTTTGAATTCTATGATTATTGCCTAATATACGGCTGCTGTGAATATGAAAATGCTGTTTGCTGTACCGGAACTGAATACTGCTGCCCTAGTGATTACCCCATTTGTGATGTCCAAGAAGGACTCTGCCTCAAG AACGCTGGAGACTATCTGGGAGTAGCAGCTAGGAAGCGAAAGGTGGCTAAACACAAATTACCATGGACTAAAATAGAGGAAACAGAGATAACATATCAGCCTCTGCAATGGAAAAGGAACCCCTTTGCTGCAATGCGTTGA